In Danio aesculapii chromosome 8, fDanAes4.1, whole genome shotgun sequence, the genomic stretch CTGTCAGTCGCCATGGCCTTCCCGCCTGTCTTTGACGTCGGCACGTACAAGTTCATCCGTGAGGAGGACCAATGTATCTTTGAACATCGCTACTTCAAGGCCAATGACACGCTAGGCTTCATGCTAATGCTGGCTGTGCTAATCCTGGCCACTCATGTGGTATACATGAAGCTCCTGCTGTTTGAATACAAGCACCGAAAGATGAAGCCGGTCCAGATGGTTCCAGCCATCAGCCAAAACTGGACCTTTCATGGACCTGGAGCCACCGGTCAGGCAGCTGCAAACTGGATAGCTGGGTTCGGCCGTGGCCCAATGCCTCCCACTTTATTGGGCATAAGACAGAACTTGCACAACCAGAACAGACGCCTACTGGGCATGGAGGAGTTTAAGGCTGAGAAGCAGCTTGGCAGGATGTTCTATGTCATTACCTTGTTTTTTCTGGTGCTCTGGTCCCCGTACATTGTGGCCTGTTACTGGCGGGTCTTTGTAAAGGCATGCACCATCCCGCACCGGTATCTGTCCACAACTGTGTGGATGAGTTTTGCCCAGGCAGGCGTGAACCCCATCATCTGCTTTTTCCTCAACAA encodes the following:
- the gpr173 gene encoding probable G-protein coupled receptor 173; translation: MANGNASSDGPGNPLAAVVSTTGGVMGGAPSSAVSTYVKLVLLGLIICISLVGNLVVSLLVLRDRALHKAPYYFLLDLCLADTIRSAVCFPFVLVSIKNGSAWTYSVLSCKVVAFMAVLFCFHAAFMLFCISVTRYMAIAHHRFYSKRMTFWTCVAVVCMVWTLSVAMAFPPVFDVGTYKFIREEDQCIFEHRYFKANDTLGFMLMLAVLILATHVVYMKLLLFEYKHRKMKPVQMVPAISQNWTFHGPGATGQAAANWIAGFGRGPMPPTLLGIRQNLHNQNRRLLGMEEFKAEKQLGRMFYVITLFFLVLWSPYIVACYWRVFVKACTIPHRYLSTTVWMSFAQAGVNPIICFFLNKDLKKGLLAHLPPCCRTPPQLPREPYCVM